CGCGGACTCCAGGGCCCGCTCGCGCGCCGTCGCCAGGCTGTCGCCCCGGGCGCACACCGTCAGCACCCGGCCGCCCGCCGTCACCAGCGCGCCACCCTGCTTCTCCACGCCCGCCAGGAACACGGGCGCGTTCGACGCCACCGCGTCCAGCCCTTCAATGCGGGCGCCCTTCTTCGGCGCCTCCGGGTAGCCCTCCGCCGCCAGCACCACGCCCACCGACGCGCCCGGGAACTGCTTCAGCGGCCGGGGCTCCAGCGTCCCCTTCGCGCACGCCTCCATCAGCGGCAGCAGGTCCTCGTCCACCTGCATCATCAGGACCTGCGTCTCCGGGTCGCCGAAGCGCGCGTTGAACTCCAGCACCTTCGGGCCGGACGCCGTGAGCATCAGCCCCGCGTACAGCACCCCGCGCAGCGGCGTGCCGCGCTTCTTGAGCACCGCCAGCGTGGGCGCGATGACCTGCTCGCCCACCTTCGCCAGCTGCTCCGGCGTGAGGAACGGCGCCGGGCAGTACGCGCCCATGCCGCCGGTGTTGGGGCCCGTGTCGCCCTCGCCCACGCGCTTGTGGTCCTGCGACAGCGGCAGCAGCACGTAGCGCTCGCCGTCGCACAGGGCCATGAGCGAGACCTCCTCGCCCTCCAGCAGCTCCTCCAGCACCATCCGCTGGCCCGCCTGCCCCATCCGGGCCACGGCGCGCACCGCGTCGCGCGCGGCGTTCGCGTCCGGCGCGACGATGACGCCCTTGCCCGCGGCCAGGCCGTCCGCCTTCACCACGATGCGGCCCTGCGCCACGGCGTACGCCTCCGCCTCCGCCGCGTCCGTGAAGACGCGGAAGGCCGCGGTGGGCACGCCCGCCTCGTCCATCACTTCCTTGGCGAAGGCCTTGGAGCCCTCGATGCGCGCCGCCGCCGCGACGGGGCCGAAGCACGGGATGTCCACCTGCGCCAGCGCGTCCGCGACGCCCGCGACGAGCGGCGCCTCCGGGCCCACCACCACCAGGTCCACGCGCTCGCGGCGCGCCAGCGACACCACCGCCTCCGGCGAGTCCGCCTGGAGCGGCACGTTGGTGCCCCACCGCGCCGTGCCCGGGTTGCCCGGGCCCACGAGGAGCCGCGACAGACGAGGACTCTGGGCCAGCTTCCATGCGAGCGCGTGCTCGCGGCCGCCCGACCCCAGCAACAAGACCTTCACGTCAACCTCGCTCGTCGAGTTTGAAGAGCAGCTTCTTCGCCGGGAAGTAGGACGGGTCCAACCCCACCACCTTCTCCAGCATCGCGCGCGCCTCCTGCGGCTTCGACTTCATCAGCAGCTCGGCCAGCTTCGTCTGCGCGGACAGCATCTTCGGCGCCACGTCCAACGCGGACTGCAACGTGCGCATCGCCCTCGCCACGTCCCCGTCCGCCGCCTGCGCGAGCCCCAGCGACAGGCGCGCCACCGGAAGGCCGCGCTCGACGCCCACCGCGCGCTCCGCCAGGTTCCGGGCCTGCGGCCCCTTCGTGTCCAGCGCGATGAGCGCCCGGTACGCCTGCGCACCGCCGCTGTTCGCGTTCACCTCCACCACGGAGTGCAACAGCCGCTCCGCGGTCTGCCGGTCCCCCTGATGGAAGCGCACCAGGGCCTCGTAGAGCAGGGGCTGCACGTCCTCCGGGCGGTCGCCCAGGGACTTCACCACGTTCTCCACGCCCACCAGCGTGTCGCCCGGCCGCAGCCAGAAGCGAGACAGCGCGGGCCGGGGCGCCAGCCGCAGCGGATCCCACTCGCGCGCCTCCAGCACCGGGTAGAACAGGCGGAAGACCTCGTCGCGCTTCTTCGCGCTCGCCGCCGCCACGCCCTCCAGGAGCTTCGCGTCCATGCGGCGGTCGTCCAGCCGCACCGCCTGCTGGAAGCGCTGCTGGGCTCCGGCCACGTCGCCTTCCAGGAGGTGCACGCGCCCTTCCAGCACCTTCTCCAGCGCCGCGTCCTCCAGCCGGCCCTGGAAGCCCTTCAGGTGCTCACGGGCCAGGGCCGCGTCCTTCTGCGCCAGCGCCACCATGAACCACTGCAGGTGGGCCTCCGGCATCGCCGGGACCGCCTTCAGGGCCGCCGCGGCCGCGGTCGCCGCGCCCGCGTCATTGCCCGCCGTGCGCTCCGCCGCGGCCAGGTGGCTGAAGATTTCGGAGGCGTCGCGCGGGCCGTAGCGGGACGCGTTCTTCGACAGGTCCTTCAGGGCGCGCACGGCTTCGCGCG
The sequence above is drawn from the Corallococcus sp. NCRR genome and encodes:
- the purD gene encoding phosphoribosylamine--glycine ligase, with translation MKVLLLGSGGREHALAWKLAQSPRLSRLLVGPGNPGTARWGTNVPLQADSPEAVVSLARRERVDLVVVGPEAPLVAGVADALAQVDIPCFGPVAAAARIEGSKAFAKEVMDEAGVPTAAFRVFTDAAEAEAYAVAQGRIVVKADGLAAGKGVIVAPDANAARDAVRAVARMGQAGQRMVLEELLEGEEVSLMALCDGERYVLLPLSQDHKRVGEGDTGPNTGGMGAYCPAPFLTPEQLAKVGEQVIAPTLAVLKKRGTPLRGVLYAGLMLTASGPKVLEFNARFGDPETQVLMMQVDEDLLPLMEACAKGTLEPRPLKQFPGASVGVVLAAEGYPEAPKKGARIEGLDAVASNAPVFLAGVEKQGGALVTAGGRVLTVCARGDSLATARERALESADAVRFEGKHFRRDIGARGLRARP